A genomic stretch from Streptococcus oralis includes:
- a CDS encoding DEAD/DEAH box helicase, producing the protein MAKLIPGKLRMEGVTLYETGNIEIIKEKGNRLYTRVAGEDLRYSLEDDLVFCACDFFQKRGYCVHLAALEHYLKNDEEGQVILQALEKGHEEQEEVETKVSFGGSFLERIRPQKREKIYTLSAQGQVEAGTNRLLWTLRIGLVDSQKYYVIRDIPLFLKVLVHRKPYMIGKQYENDLSWDAFDTASQDVLTFLRGLIEEGLSQDLFFPNQGRHLFFPLTFFEQGVELLMNLEDFHFEHQIDSYENLLFHDLDPDAELFSFSVKEYPDYFEMEISETERVNVFYGGAVLFRKGNLYLLNPKQISLLKEIKELPQEERGRKCLQFDTGDRDRLASCLPLFEQLGKISAPERLQIRPFSPIFYFDKEKDGRIRLDIEFDYGDIKVTSHQQMEELPFASDAAVESQIFQVSLGAGFEADFQSWRQALKPEAVYSFFHHTIPTFEKLGLVFLSDEINQLYSVQAPQVQIESKGGLLEIQFDFQGIAQEEIDQALKALTSNQDFYISSSDQVYFFDEETKQIRQNLQELGVELKDGSFQARKSLAYSLSQLFEGRDRFYFTEEFQHLAHDLTHPEDFPLGDIRVQASLRDYQEKGVRWLQMLHHYGFGGILADDMGLGKTLQTIAFLTSQVTEESRVLILAPSGLIYNWADEFRKFAPQLDLAVVHGLKANREAILSENHQIYVTSYATFRQDSELYQEMAFDFLFLDEAQVMKNAQTKIAQSLRQFVVPAVFALSGTPIENHLGELWSIFQIVLPGLLPSKKEFMKLPADRVAQFIKPFVMRRKKEEVLTELPDLIEVVYKNELEDQQKAIYLAQLQQMRDRLAQVTDQEFQRSRVEILSGLMRLRQICDTPALFMDDYQGASGKLDSLRDLLLQVADGGHRVLIFSQFKGMLEKIEQELPDLGLTSFKITGSTPAHDRQEMTKAFNQGERDAFLISLKAGGVGLNLTGADTVILVDLWWNPAVEAQAIGRAHRMGQEQMVEVYRLITKGTIEEKIQELQEQKKHLVSQVLDGTESRASLSLAEIREILGISEANT; encoded by the coding sequence ATGGCTAAATTGATTCCGGGAAAGTTGCGCATGGAGGGTGTTACTCTCTATGAAACGGGCAACATTGAGATTATCAAGGAAAAAGGGAATCGCCTCTATACTCGTGTGGCGGGAGAAGACTTACGCTACAGTTTAGAGGATGATCTTGTTTTTTGTGCTTGTGATTTTTTCCAAAAAAGAGGTTACTGTGTTCACCTAGCGGCGCTCGAGCATTATCTGAAGAACGACGAAGAAGGCCAGGTGATTTTACAAGCCTTAGAAAAAGGCCATGAAGAGCAAGAAGAGGTCGAAACCAAGGTTAGTTTTGGTGGTAGTTTTTTGGAGCGTATCCGACCTCAGAAGCGAGAGAAAATCTACACTTTGTCGGCTCAAGGCCAGGTAGAAGCTGGAACCAATCGCCTCCTTTGGACTCTCCGAATCGGTTTAGTTGATAGTCAAAAATATTATGTCATTCGTGACATCCCTCTCTTTTTGAAGGTCTTAGTCCATCGAAAACCATATATGATTGGGAAACAGTATGAAAATGACTTGTCTTGGGATGCTTTTGATACAGCTAGTCAAGATGTTCTTACTTTTTTACGGGGCTTGATTGAGGAGGGACTGAGTCAAGACCTCTTTTTCCCTAATCAAGGTCGTCACCTCTTTTTCCCTCTGACTTTTTTTGAGCAGGGGGTGGAGTTGCTGATGAATTTGGAGGATTTTCATTTTGAACACCAGATCGATAGTTATGAAAATCTTCTCTTTCATGATTTAGATCCAGATGCAGAACTTTTCTCTTTTTCTGTGAAGGAGTATCCCGATTATTTTGAGATGGAAATTTCTGAGACTGAGCGAGTCAACGTATTCTATGGGGGAGCGGTTCTCTTTCGTAAGGGGAATCTTTATCTCTTAAACCCTAAACAAATCAGCCTACTAAAGGAAATCAAGGAGCTTCCTCAGGAGGAGAGAGGGAGAAAATGCCTCCAGTTTGATACTGGCGATCGGGATCGATTGGCTTCCTGTCTTCCTTTGTTTGAGCAACTGGGCAAGATTTCTGCTCCAGAACGTTTACAAATACGACCCTTTTCACCGATCTTTTACTTTGACAAGGAGAAGGATGGTCGTATCCGCTTGGATATCGAGTTTGATTATGGAGATATTAAGGTGACTAGTCATCAACAGATGGAAGAATTACCTTTCGCTAGCGATGCTGCCGTAGAAAGCCAGATATTTCAAGTTAGTTTAGGGGCTGGTTTTGAGGCTGATTTTCAGTCTTGGAGACAGGCTTTGAAGCCTGAGGCAGTTTACTCTTTCTTTCATCATACGATTCCTACTTTTGAGAAATTGGGGTTGGTTTTCTTGTCTGATGAGATAAATCAGCTCTACAGCGTCCAAGCTCCTCAGGTTCAGATTGAGTCCAAGGGAGGACTGTTGGAGATTCAGTTTGATTTCCAAGGGATTGCCCAAGAAGAGATTGATCAAGCTCTTAAAGCCTTAACCAGCAATCAGGATTTCTATATCAGTTCTTCTGACCAAGTGTACTTTTTTGATGAGGAAACCAAGCAGATTCGTCAAAATTTGCAAGAACTGGGGGTTGAGCTAAAAGATGGTTCTTTCCAAGCGCGAAAATCCCTAGCTTATAGCCTTTCTCAGCTTTTTGAAGGTCGAGACAGGTTCTACTTCACAGAGGAATTTCAGCATTTAGCTCATGATTTGACCCATCCAGAGGATTTTCCTTTGGGAGATATACGGGTGCAGGCAAGTTTGAGAGACTATCAGGAAAAGGGTGTCCGTTGGCTCCAGATGCTTCATCACTATGGCTTTGGTGGCATCCTAGCCGATGATATGGGACTGGGAAAAACACTGCAAACTATCGCTTTTTTGACTAGTCAGGTGACCGAAGAAAGTCGGGTCTTGATTTTAGCGCCGTCAGGTTTGATCTACAATTGGGCAGATGAATTTAGAAAATTTGCCCCACAGTTGGATTTGGCTGTCGTTCATGGTTTGAAAGCGAATCGAGAAGCGATTCTTTCTGAAAATCACCAAATCTATGTGACTAGCTATGCGACCTTTCGTCAAGACAGCGAGCTTTATCAAGAGATGGCTTTTGATTTTCTCTTCTTAGATGAAGCCCAGGTCATGAAAAATGCCCAAACCAAGATTGCTCAGAGTTTGCGCCAGTTTGTGGTGCCAGCAGTTTTTGCTTTGTCAGGTACGCCCATTGAAAATCATTTAGGAGAGTTGTGGTCTATCTTTCAAATTGTGCTTCCAGGGCTCTTGCCAAGTAAAAAGGAGTTTATGAAATTGCCAGCTGACCGAGTCGCGCAGTTTATCAAGCCCTTCGTCATGAGGCGTAAGAAAGAAGAAGTCCTAACAGAACTACCTGACTTAATCGAAGTCGTCTATAAAAATGAACTGGAAGACCAACAGAAGGCTATCTATCTGGCCCAGCTGCAACAGATGCGAGACCGCCTAGCGCAAGTGACAGATCAAGAATTCCAGAGAAGTCGGGTAGAAATCTTATCTGGTCTCATGCGATTGCGCCAGATCTGCGATACGCCAGCTCTCTTCATGGACGATTACCAAGGAGCTAGTGGTAAACTCGATAGTCTCCGAGATTTATTGCTACAAGTGGCTGATGGTGGGCATCGGGTCTTGATTTTCTCCCAGTTCAAAGGAATGTTGGAAAAAATCGAGCAAGAACTCCCAGACTTGGGCTTGACTTCCTTCAAAATTACGGGCTCAACTCCTGCTCATGACAGACAGGAGATGACCAAGGCCTTTAACCAAGGAGAGAGAGATGCCTTTCTCATCTCTCTGAAGGCGGGTGGTGTTGGTCTTAATCTAACGGGAGCTGATACGGTTATTTTGGTTGACCTCTGGTGGAATCCTGCTGTCGAAGCCCAGGCTATCGGACGCGCTCACCGAATGGGGCAGGAGCAGATGGTCGAGGTTTATCGTTTGATTACCAAGGGGACTATTGAAGAAAAAATTCAAGAACTTCAAGAGCAGAAAAAACATTTGGTTTCCCAAGTTTTAGATGGTACGGAGTCGCGTGCGAGTCTCAGTCTGGCAGAAATTCGAGAAATTTTGGGGATTTCTGAAGCCAACACTTGA
- a CDS encoding MalY/PatB family protein, with the protein MGKYDFTSLPNRFGHHTYKWKEAEADREVLPAWIADMDFVVLPEVRQAVQAYADQLVYGYTYASDALIQSVQDWEENQHSYTFDKEALVFIEGVVPAISTAIQAFTKEGEAVLINTPVYPPFARSVKLNNRRLITNSLVEKNGLFEIDFDQLEKELVEEDVKLYILCNPHNPGGRVWEKEVLEKIGHLCQKHGVLLVSDEIHQDLALFGHKHQSFNTIDPAFKDFALILSSATKTFNIAGTKNSYAVIENPKLRVAFQKRQLANNQHEISGLGYLATEAAYRYGKDWLGELKEVIEDHINYVVDILGNETKIKVMKPQGTYLIWLDFSAYDLTDDRLQELLRNEAKVILNRGLDFGEEGALHARLNVAMPKSVLEEVCQRIVTTFATL; encoded by the coding sequence ATGGGAAAATATGATTTTACAAGCCTGCCCAATCGTTTTGGGCATCATACCTATAAATGGAAAGAAGCGGAAGCTGATCGAGAAGTTCTACCAGCCTGGATAGCAGATATGGACTTTGTGGTTTTGCCTGAAGTTCGACAAGCTGTACAAGCCTACGCAGATCAGTTGGTCTATGGCTATACTTATGCAAGCGACGCTTTGATTCAGTCGGTTCAGGACTGGGAAGAAAACCAGCATAGTTACACTTTCGATAAGGAGGCTCTCGTATTTATCGAAGGAGTGGTACCAGCTATTTCAACAGCCATTCAAGCCTTTACAAAAGAAGGAGAGGCTGTTCTGATTAATACACCGGTCTATCCACCGTTTGCTCGCAGTGTCAAACTGAACAATCGCCGATTGATTACCAATTCTTTGGTGGAAAAGAATGGTCTGTTTGAGATTGACTTTGACCAGCTGGAGAAGGAATTGGTGGAAGAGGATGTGAAGCTTTATATCCTTTGCAATCCTCACAATCCTGGTGGACGTGTTTGGGAAAAGGAAGTGTTAGAAAAGATTGGTCATCTCTGCCAAAAACATGGTGTTTTGTTGGTTTCAGATGAGATCCACCAAGATTTGGCCCTCTTTGGTCACAAACACCAGTCATTCAACACCATTGATCCCGCCTTTAAAGACTTTGCCCTTATCCTGAGCAGTGCCACTAAGACCTTTAATATTGCTGGGACCAAGAATTCCTATGCAGTTATTGAAAATCCAAAGCTTCGTGTGGCTTTCCAAAAACGCCAGTTGGCCAATAACCAACATGAAATCTCAGGCTTGGGGTATTTGGCGACAGAAGCTGCCTACCGTTATGGTAAGGACTGGTTAGGAGAGTTAAAAGAAGTCATCGAGGACCACATTAACTATGTAGTGGATATTTTGGGCAACGAAACCAAGATTAAGGTCATGAAACCACAAGGTACCTACTTGATCTGGCTTGATTTTTCAGCCTATGACCTAACGGATGACCGCTTGCAAGAGCTTTTGAGAAATGAAGCCAAGGTTATCTTGAACCGAGGTTTGGACTTTGGGGAGGAGGGAGCTCTTCATGCCCGCCTCAATGTAGCTATGCCGAAGTCAGTACTGGAAGAGGTTTGCCAACGCATCGTGACCACTTTTGCTACACTTTAA
- a CDS encoding cystathionine gamma-synthase has product MSKELHINTILAQAGIKSDKATGALVTPLHFSTTYQHPEFGQSTGFDYTRTKNPTRSKAEEVLAAIESADYALATSSGMAAIVLAFSVFPVGSKVLAVRDLYGGSFRWFNQVEKEGRFHFTYANTEAELIAELENHVDVLYIETPTNPLMLEFDIAKLAQIAHAKGAKVVVDNTFYSPIYQRPIEDGADIVLHSATKYLAGHNDVLAGVVVTNSLELYEQLFYNLNTTGAVLSPFDSYQLIRGLKTLSLRMERSTANAQEVVAFLKDSPAVKEVLYTGRGGMISFKVVDEKRIPHILNSLKVFSFAESLGGVESLITYPTTQTHADIPAEVRHSYGLTDDLLRLSIGIEDARDLIADLRQALEG; this is encoded by the coding sequence ATGAGCAAAGAACTACACATCAACACAATTTTGGCCCAGGCGGGAATCAAGTCAGATAAGGCAACAGGTGCCTTGGTAACGCCGCTTCATTTTTCAACAACTTATCAGCATCCTGAGTTCGGTCAGTCTACAGGATTTGACTACACGCGCACTAAAAACCCAACTCGCAGTAAGGCAGAGGAAGTCTTGGCTGCAATCGAATCAGCAGACTATGCCCTAGCGACGAGCTCAGGTATGGCTGCGATTGTACTGGCTTTTAGTGTTTTTCCAGTGGGAAGTAAAGTCTTGGCTGTGCGCGATCTGTATGGGGGTTCTTTCCGTTGGTTCAATCAAGTGGAGAAGGAAGGCCGGTTCCATTTTACCTATGCTAATACTGAAGCAGAGTTGATTGCTGAGCTGGAAAATCATGTGGATGTTCTCTACATCGAAACGCCAACCAATCCGTTGATGTTGGAATTTGATATTGCAAAACTAGCCCAAATAGCTCATGCTAAGGGTGCCAAAGTAGTCGTAGACAATACCTTCTACAGTCCGATTTACCAACGACCGATTGAAGATGGTGCAGATATTGTTCTTCATTCAGCCACCAAATACCTAGCAGGGCACAATGATGTCTTGGCTGGGGTAGTTGTGACTAATAGTTTAGAACTATATGAACAACTGTTTTACAATCTCAATACGACAGGTGCGGTCTTATCACCGTTTGATAGTTATCAGTTGATTCGTGGTCTTAAGACCTTGTCTCTGCGTATGGAACGTTCTACAGCGAATGCCCAAGAAGTGGTTGCCTTTTTGAAGGATTCTCCAGCAGTCAAGGAAGTTCTCTATACTGGTCGTGGGGGAATGATTTCCTTTAAAGTAGTGGATGAGAAACGTATTCCTCATATTTTGAACAGTCTCAAGGTCTTCTCTTTTGCAGAAAGTTTGGGTGGGGTAGAGAGTCTGATCACCTATCCAACGACGCAGACCCATGCGGATATTCCAGCAGAAGTGCGCCATTCTTATGGATTGACAGATGATCTTTTGCGTTTGTCTATTGGGATTGAGGATGCTAGAGATTTGATTGCGGACTTGCGCCAAGCCTTAGAAGGATAA
- a CDS encoding peptide ABC transporter substrate-binding protein: MKKSKAKYLTLASVVLSAGILLSACGNSASSSKTYNYVYSSDPSSLNYLAENRATTNDIVTNLVDGLMENDQYGNYVPSLAEDWTVSKDGLTYTYKLRKDAKWYTYEGEEYAPVTAQDFVTGLKYAADKKSEALYLVQESVAGLDDYINGKTTDFSTVGVKAIDDQTVQYTLTRPEPYWNSKTTSTILFPVNADFLKSKGDDFGKVDPSSILYSGPFLMKSFVSKSVIEYKKNPNYWDAKNVFVDDVKLTYYDGSDQDALARNFTEGVYSYARLYPNSSSFEGIKEKNKDNIIYSMQDATSFYLNFNLDRKSYNFTSKTTDIEKKSTQEAVLNKNFRQAINFAYNRTAYGAQSQGEDGATKIIRNLVVPPTFVSINGKDFGDVVSEKMVNYGQEWQGINFADAQDPYYNPDKAKAKFAEAKKELEAKGVQFPIHLDKTVEMTNKTEIQEISSMKQSIESVLGTENVVIDIQQLATEDYDSSGYLAQTAAQKDFDLYNGGWSADYLDPSSYLDILNVNNGGMLQNLGLEPGEVNDKAKAVGLDTYTQMLEEANKEQDPAKRYEKYAEVQAWLVDSALAIPNVSKGGTPSLRKTVPFSAPFSQAGNKGVESYKYLKLQDKTVTTAEYEKAKEKWLKEKEESNKKAQEELAKHVK, translated from the coding sequence ATGAAAAAGTCTAAGGCCAAGTATCTGACACTGGCAAGTGTCGTGTTAAGCGCGGGTATCCTACTAAGCGCATGTGGGAACTCAGCAAGTTCATCTAAAACATACAATTATGTTTACTCTAGTGATCCATCTAGTTTGAACTATCTAGCAGAGAACCGTGCAACAACTAATGATATCGTTACCAATCTGGTAGATGGTTTGATGGAAAATGACCAATATGGTAACTATGTTCCATCTTTGGCAGAGGATTGGACCGTTTCCAAGGACGGTTTGACTTATACCTACAAACTTCGTAAAGATGCCAAGTGGTATACATACGAAGGTGAAGAATACGCACCTGTAACTGCTCAAGACTTTGTGACAGGTTTGAAATATGCGGCAGATAAAAAATCTGAAGCCTTGTACTTGGTTCAAGAGTCTGTAGCAGGTTTGGATGACTATATCAACGGTAAAACAACAGACTTTTCAACTGTCGGTGTGAAGGCGATTGATGACCAAACAGTTCAGTATACTTTGACTCGACCAGAACCTTATTGGAATTCTAAAACTACGTCCACTATTCTCTTCCCTGTTAATGCTGATTTCTTGAAATCAAAAGGAGATGACTTTGGTAAGGTGGATCCTTCTAGTATTTTGTACAGTGGACCTTTCTTGATGAAGTCCTTTGTTTCAAAATCTGTTATCGAGTACAAGAAAAATCCGAACTACTGGGATGCTAAAAATGTCTTTGTGGACGATGTGAAATTGACCTACTATGATGGAAGTGACCAAGATGCCCTAGCACGTAACTTTACAGAAGGAGTATACAGCTACGCACGTCTCTATCCAAATAGCTCAAGTTTTGAAGGGATTAAAGAGAAGAATAAGGACAATATCATCTACAGCATGCAAGATGCCACTTCTTTCTACTTGAACTTTAACCTAGATAGAAAATCTTATAATTTCACTTCTAAAACGACTGACATCGAAAAGAAATCTACCCAAGAAGCAGTTCTGAATAAAAACTTCCGCCAAGCTATCAATTTTGCCTACAACCGTACGGCCTATGGGGCACAATCTCAAGGGGAAGACGGAGCAACGAAGATTATTCGTAACCTAGTTGTACCTCCTACATTTGTAAGTATCAACGGAAAAGACTTTGGTGATGTTGTTTCCGAAAAGATGGTCAACTATGGCCAAGAATGGCAAGGAATCAACTTTGCTGATGCTCAGGATCCTTACTACAATCCTGACAAGGCTAAAGCTAAGTTTGCGGAAGCTAAGAAAGAACTAGAAGCCAAGGGTGTTCAGTTCCCAATTCACTTGGATAAGACTGTTGAAATGACCAATAAGACAGAAATTCAAGAAATTAGCTCAATGAAGCAATCCATCGAATCTGTTCTTGGAACTGAGAACGTGGTTATCGATATCCAACAGTTGGCAACAGAGGATTATGATAGCTCTGGTTATTTAGCTCAGACAGCAGCCCAGAAGGATTTTGACCTATACAATGGTGGTTGGAGTGCGGACTACTTGGATCCATCAAGCTATCTTGATATCTTAAATGTCAATAACGGTGGTATGTTGCAAAACCTTGGTCTAGAACCAGGTGAAGTCAATGACAAGGCCAAGGCAGTTGGACTTGATACCTACACTCAAATGTTGGAAGAAGCCAATAAAGAGCAAGATCCAGCAAAACGTTATGAAAAATATGCTGAAGTTCAAGCTTGGCTCGTTGATAGCGCCCTTGCAATTCCAAACGTTTCTAAGGGTGGAACACCTAGCTTGAGAAAGACAGTTCCATTCTCTGCACCATTCTCACAAGCTGGAAATAAGGGTGTCGAATCATACAAGTACCTCAAGTTACAAGATAAGACTGTGACGACTGCTGAGTATGAAAAAGCTAAAGAAAAATGGCTGAAAGAAAAAGAAGAGTCAAATAAAAAAGCCCAAGAAGAATTGGCAAAACACGTTAAATAA
- a CDS encoding LPXTG cell wall anchor domain-containing protein — MSNSVSASISASESASTSLSNSASTSASLSDSASISSALNHSQAPAQQPAGPGRSNGRKLPNTGTASNQFAGLGLGVAALATASLLGKKKKSAASEMDLED; from the coding sequence TTGAGCAACAGTGTATCTGCTTCAATCAGTGCATCTGAATCAGCAAGCACAAGCTTGAGCAACAGCGCAAGTACCTCAGCTAGCTTGTCTGACAGTGCTTCAATCTCAAGTGCATTGAACCACTCACAAGCTCCTGCACAACAACCTGCTGGACCAGGACGTTCAAACGGTAGAAAACTTCCAAATACAGGAACTGCAAGTAACCAATTTGCTGGTCTTGGATTAGGAGTAGCTGCCTTGGCAACTGCCTCTCTTCTTGGCAAGAAGAAGAAATCAGCAGCTTCTGAAATGGATTTAGAAGACTAA
- a CDS encoding chordopoxvirus G3 family protein, which yields MLSDVDVLTLLLKLTEVLVETEVLLELLLADSDALIEADTLLLKLVLADSDALIEADTLLLKLVLADSDALIEADTLLLKLVLADWLALIEADTLLLKLVLADWLALIEADTLLLMLVLADSDALIEADTLLLKLVLADWLALIEADTLLLKLVLADWLALIEADTLLLMLVLADSDALIEADTLLLKLVLADWLALIEADTLLLKLVLADWLALIEADTLLLKLVLADSDALIEADTLLLKLVLADTEALIEADTLLLKLVLADWLALIEADTLLLKLVLADWLALIEADTLLLKLVLADSDALIEADTLLLMLVLADWLALIEADTLLLKLVLADSDALIEADTLLLKLVLADSDALIEADTLLLKLVLADSDALIEADTLLLKLVLADWLALIEADTLLLKLVLADWLALIEADTLLLKLVLADSDALIEADTLLLKLVLADWLALIEADTLLLKLVLADSDALIEADTLLLMLVLADSDALIEADTLLLKLVLADWLALIEADTLLLKLVLADSDALIEADTLLLKLVLADWLALIEADTLLLKLVLADSDALIEADTLLLKLVLADSDALIEADTLLLKLVLADALVDSLADTDAEAEALWLADTDAEADWLADTDAEALWLADTDAEAEALWLADTDAEAD from the coding sequence TTGCTAAGTGATGTAGATGTGCTTACGCTGTTACTCAAGCTTACTGAAGTACTTGTTGAAACTGAAGTACTACTTGAGTTGTTGCTTGCTGATTCAGATGCACTGATTGAAGCAGACACGCTGTTGCTCAAGCTTGTGCTTGCTGATTCAGATGCACTGATTGAAGCAGATACACTGTTGCTCAAGCTTGTGCTTGCTGATTCAGATGCACTGATTGAGGCAGATACGCTGTTGCTCAAGCTTGTGCTTGCTGATTGGCTAGCACTGATTGAAGCAGATACGCTGTTGCTCAAGCTTGTGCTTGCTGATTGGCTAGCACTGATTGAAGCAGACACGCTGTTGCTCATGCTTGTGCTTGCTGATTCAGATGCACTGATTGAGGCAGATACGCTGTTGCTCAAGCTTGTGCTTGCTGATTGGCTAGCACTGATTGAAGCAGATACGCTGTTGCTCAAGCTTGTGCTTGCTGATTGGCTAGCACTGATTGAAGCAGACACGCTGTTGCTCATGCTTGTGCTTGCTGATTCAGATGCACTGATTGAAGCAGATACGCTGTTGCTCAAGCTTGTGCTTGCTGATTGGCTAGCACTGATTGAAGCAGATACGCTGTTGCTCAAGCTTGTGCTTGCTGATTGGCTAGCACTGATTGAAGCAGATACGCTGTTGCTCAAGCTTGTGCTTGCTGATTCAGATGCACTGATTGAAGCAGATACGCTGTTACTCAAGCTTGTGCTTGCTGATACTGAAGCACTGATTGAAGCAGATACACTGTTGCTCAAGCTTGTGCTTGCTGATTGGCTAGCACTGATTGAAGCAGATACGCTGTTGCTCAAGCTTGTGCTTGCTGATTGGCTAGCACTGATTGAAGCAGACACGCTGTTGCTCAAGCTTGTGCTTGCTGATTCAGATGCACTGATTGAAGCAGATACGCTGTTGCTCATGCTTGTGCTTGCTGATTGGCTAGCACTAATTGAAGCAGATACGCTGTTGCTCAAGCTTGTGCTTGCTGATTCAGATGCACTAATTGAAGCAGATACGCTGTTGCTCAAGCTTGTGCTTGCTGATTCAGATGCACTGATTGAGGCAGATACGCTGTTGCTCAAGCTTGTGCTTGCTGATTCAGATGCACTGATTGAGGCAGATACGCTGTTGCTCAAGCTTGTGCTTGCTGATTGGCTAGCACTGATTGAAGCAGATACGCTGTTGCTCAAGCTTGTGCTTGCTGATTGGCTAGCACTAATTGAAGCAGATACGCTGTTGCTCAAGCTTGTGCTTGCTGATTCAGATGCACTGATTGAGGCAGATACGCTGTTGCTCAAGCTTGTGCTTGCTGATTGGCTAGCACTGATTGAAGCAGATACGCTGTTGCTCAAGCTTGTGCTTGCTGATTCAGATGCACTGATTGAGGCAGATACGCTGTTGCTCATGCTTGTGCTTGCTGATTCAGATGCACTGATTGAAGCAGATACGCTGTTGCTCAAGCTTGTGCTTGCTGATTGGCTAGCACTGATTGAAGCAGACACGCTGTTGCTCAAGCTTGTGCTTGCTGATTCAGATGCACTGATTGAAGCAGATACGCTGTTGCTCAAGCTTGTGCTTGCTGATTGGCTAGCACTAATTGAAGCAGATACGCTGTTGCTCAAGCTTGTGCTTGCTGATTCAGATGCACTAATTGAAGCAGATACGCTGTTGCTCAAGCTTGTGCTTGCTGATTCAGATGCACTGATTGAGGCAGATACGCTGTTGCTCAAGCTTGTGCTTGCTGATGCGCTAGTTGATTCACTTGCTGATACAGATGCTGAAGCTGAAGCGCTTTGGCTAGCTGATACTGATGCTGAAGCTGATTGGCTTGCAGATACAGACGCTGAAGCACTTTGGCTAGCTGATACAGATGCTGAAGCTGAAGCGCTTTGGCTAGCTGATACTGATGCTGAAGCTGATTGA